A single window of Amphiura filiformis chromosome 17, Afil_fr2py, whole genome shotgun sequence DNA harbors:
- the LOC140137810 gene encoding uncharacterized protein produces MGDLKTAIAKVDDLAQSLGRGLTDVLLAFDSTNAAKKQQTRELLTKMREEVPVQLHQATAVIKAKTKQHHVPIPTQFSYGASPIIYCTPPTTPDNKASMPVSPNTTAKDKPVPKGAKKAALPAAVSRPKKPTLPAAAAAPKKPTLPAAPAPKKPTPAPAAAKVAPPPQTPSKKPRRTKSKRKLPKKETKVTILDEMAKAGFGDMAGNYVT; encoded by the exons ATGGGTGATCTTAAGACAGCCATTGCAAAG GTAGATGACTTAGCCCAATCTTTGGGAAGAGGGTTAACAGATGTCTTACTTGCATTTGATTCTACCAATGCTGCCAAGAAGCAACAGACAAGGGAGTTACTGACAAAGATGCGTGAGGAAGTCCCTGTGCAGTTGCACCAAGCAACAGCTGTAATTAAAGCAAAAACAA AACAGCACCATGTACCCATACCTACTCAGTTCTCATACG GTGCAAGTCCAATCATTTACTGCACTCCACCAACGACACCTGATAATAAGGCTTCTATGCCTGTCTCCCCAAACACCACAGCTAAAG ACAAACCAGTACCAAAAGGCGCTAAAAAGGCTGCTTTGCCAGCAGCGGTTTCCCGCCCTAAAAAACCAACACtcccagcagcagcagcagcacctAAAAAACCAACACTTCCAGCAGCACCAGCACCTAAGAAACCAACACCAGCACCAGCAGCTGCCAAAGTAGCACCACCACCACAAACCCCTTCCAAGAAACCAAGAAGAACTAAATCAAAGAGGAAGCtaccaaagaaagaaacaaaagtcACCATCCTGGATGAAATGGCCAAAGCTGGGTTTGGAGATATGGCAGGTAACTATGTAACTTAA
- the LOC140137807 gene encoding uncharacterized protein, with protein MPEPSDEAAKREKRAKEVAKALAFIGCGASPSDRLEMQDVVDTYFTHAEDSDDQESGDEDDELDLEGEYSDEEGIASDDDLPPVPDTEPEPMEEGDSDMDDPDRPVVVIQPTLPAGFAILPPEQQPILNAHHGENEDTELLLAQNFVCKCTYFNNGPCSRRYTPEELRDARESMNEMTRGEQEMYILGMIRALTNKSSKTVRSKQKNMDRKRNHTKFLVEGCQVCRVTFCFMYRMSKKKLTNLQKWYKTNRMTPYLRKAGGRVVSRRLLSYEDISRAYSFICNYAEDHAIALPGRVPGFKRGDVKLLPCSTTKDAIFKLYVAAMAETEHRCMKYTSFKNVWLRLCPNIIRCKPATDLCWVCQQNQAIVSMSSNLPENEKAERCRNQLNHLAHVDEERELYRQMVKDAGAVGETTELKLTSDSASKKRGAVKEMHYSFDFAQQVHIPANPLQPGPIYFLTPRKCGIFGVCCEGVRQQVNYLVDEGMCSGKGSNSVISYLHHFLNNYSLGEDSLTLHCDNCSGQNKNRYMLWYCMWRTLTKKHHSVTLNFMVSGHTKFAPDGNFGILKRRFARSTVECLDDMEEVVSSSGVCNIAQLVGDEQQNVAVPTYNWQDFFGNSYRPLPGIKSYHHFRFTQDEPGVVFAKKRVQDPETRLQLVKPSAREPPQDIDDSFAIPPPGLNLDRQWYLYNSIREYCLNDDAKNKTCPRPIGH; from the exons ATGCCGGAGCCTTCCGATGAAGCAGCCAAACGAGAGAAACGGGCTAAAGAGGTGGCAAAAGCCCTTGCGTTTATTGGATGTGGGGCTAGCCCAAGTGATCGGCTTGAGATGCAAGATGTTGTGGATACCTATTTCACACACGCTGAAGATTCAGATGACCAAGAGTCGGGTGACGAAGATGATGAGCTTGATCTTGAAGGTGAATATTCTGATGAAGAGGGGATAGCTAGCGACGATGATTTACCCCCAGTTCCAGATACAGAGCCCGAACCGATGGAGGAAGGAGACAGTGACATGGATGACCCAGATCGGCCTGTAGTCGTAATTCAACCAACGTTACCAGCAGGTTTCGCAATTTTACCTCCCGAACAACAACCCATACTGAATGCTCACCATGGTGAAAATGAAGACACTGAACTCTTACTTGCTCAGAACTTTGTGTGTAAATGTACCTATTTCAACAATGGTCCATGTAGCAGAAGATATACCCCAGAAGAGCTCAGGGATGCAAGAGAAAGTATGAATGAGATGACTCGAG GTGAACAGGAGATGTATATCTTAGGTATGATCCGTGCTCTTACAAACAAGTCATCCAAGACAGTGCGAAGCAAGCAGAAGAACATGGACAGAAAGCGGAACCACACTAAATTCTTAGTTGAAGGGTGTCAAGTTTGCCGTGTCACATTTTGTTTCATGTACAG aATGAGCAAGAAGAAACTGACTAACTTACAGAAGTGGTATAAAACGAACAGGATGACACCTTACCTACGAAAAGCTGGCGGGAGAGTGGTATCTAGACGCCTACTGAGCTACGAGGACATATCTAGGGCCTATTCATTCATTTGTAATTATGCGGAAGATCATGCAATTGCTCTACCAGGCAGAGTACCAGGTTTCAAGCGAGGTGACGTTAAACTTCTGCCCTGCTCAACTACTAAGGATGCCATTTTCAAGTTGTACGTCGCTGCTATGGCTGAAACAG AACACAGATGTATGAAATACACCAGCTTTAAGAATGTGTGGCTCCGCCTATGCCCCAACATCATTCGGTGCAAGCCTGCAACAGATTTGTGTTGGGTATGCCAGCAAAACCAGGCCATTGTATCTATGTCATCCAACTTGCCAGAGAATGAAAAAGCAGAGCGGTGCCGGAACCAACTAAACCATCTAGCCCATGTAGACGAAGAACGTGAACTCTACCGTCAGATGGTGAAAGATGCAGGGGCCGTTGGAGAAACTACAGAGCTCAAACTGACCAGTGACAGTGCTTCAAAGAAACGTGGTGCAGTGAAGGAGATGCACTACTCCTTTGACTTTGCTCAACAGGTGCACATTCCTGCAAATCCATTGCAGCCTGGCCCCATATACTTTTTGACCCCCAGAAAGTGCGGGATTTTTGGTGTTTGTTGCGAAGGAGTCAGACAGCAAGTAAATTATCTTGTAGATGAAGGCATGTGTTCCGGGAAAGGGTCGAACTCGGTAATTAGCTATCTGCACCATTTCCTTAACAACTACAGCCTGGGTGAAGACAGTTTAACATTGCATTGTGACAATTGTTCGGGGCAGAACAAGAACAGGTATATGCTATGGTACTGCATGTGGAGGACTCTCACAAAGAAACATCACTCAGTGACATTGAACTTCATGGTGTCAGGGCACACAAAATTTGCTCCTGATGGGAACTTTGGCATTTTGAAGAGGCGTTTTGCCCGATCAACCGTGGAGTGTCTGGATGACATGGAGGAGGTTGTATCCTCAAGTGGCGTTTGTAATATTGCCCAGCTAGTTGGGGATGAGCAACAGAATGTCGCAGTGCCTACTTACAACTGGCAGGATTTCTTCGGCAACTCCTACCGACCCCTTCCAGGAATCAAGAGCTACCATCATTTCAG ATTCACACAAGATGAGCCAGGTGTTGTGTTCGCCAAGAAGAGGGTTCAGGATCCCGAGACACGACTGCAACTGGTCAAACCATCTGCAAGAGAGCCACCACAAGATATCGACGACAGCTTTGCCATCCCACCACCAGGACTGAACCTTGACCGGCAGTGGTACCTGTACAATTCAATCAGAGAATACTGTCTCAACGATGATGCTAAAAACAAAACTTGCCCAAGACCAATTGGACACTAA